One Euphorbia lathyris chromosome 1, ddEupLath1.1, whole genome shotgun sequence DNA segment encodes these proteins:
- the LOC136210630 gene encoding ACT domain-containing protein ACR8 yields MEWSACLDEYEKLVIRMNTPRVVIDNAVCPKATLVKVDSARKHGILLEAVQVLTDLNLIIKKAYISSDGRFFMDVFHVTDLNGNKLADEKVMNYIEQSLGTIHYSRPPVFNGLTALELTGTDRVGLLSEVFAVLADLECDVVDAKVWTHNGRIASLIYVKDCNSGSPIEDSQQIVRIEARLRNVLKGDNDIRSAKTSISMAVTHTERRLHQMMFADRDYERKPILGFNADSPVVTVQNWVERGYSVVNVQCKDRMKLLFDVVCTLTDMDYVVYHATIKTASDKAYLEFYIKHSDGTPINSEPERHRVIQCLQAAVERRASEGVRLELCTSDRQGLLADVTRTFRENGLNVTRAEISTSTDTALNVFYVTDEMGNPADTKIIESVREKIGMSNLKVKELPLLTSHQEAEREEQGVGVAGTMLLSLLSLVRKNLYNLGLIRSYS; encoded by the exons ATGGAGTGGAGCGCTTGTTTGGATGAGTATGAGAAACTTGTTATACGGATGAACACTCCTAG GGTCGTCATCGACAATGCCGTTTGCCCCAAAGCGACTCTTGTCAAG GTTGACAGTGCTAGGAAACACGGAATTTTGCTTGAGGCTGTGCAGGTTCTCACGGATCTGAACCTTATAATTAAAAAGGCCTACATCTCTTCCGATGGGAGGTTTTTCATGGATG TTTTCCATGTGACTGATCTTAATGGAAACAAGTTGGCAGATGAGAAAGTTATGAACTACATTGAACAG TCACTTGGTACAATTCACTACAGCAGGCCCCCTGTTTTTAATGGTTTAACAGCATTGGAATTAACCGGTACAGACCGGGTTGGTCTTCTGTCTGAGGTATTTGCTGTGCTAGCTGACCTCGAATGTGACGTGGTTGATGCTAAAGTTTGGACTCATAATGGCCGAATTGCATCACTTATTTATGTGAAAGACTGCAATTCAGGATCCCCAATTGAGGACTCACAACAAATTGTTAGAATTGAGGCTCGTTTGAGAAACGTTCTCAAGGGTGATAATGATATTAGAAGTGCAAAGACATCAATCTCAATGGCAGTCACACACACAGAAAGAAGATTGCATCAAATGATGTTTGCTGATAGGGACTACGAAAGAAAGCCTATCCTGGGATTTAATGCTGATTCTCCGGTAGTGACTGTACAAAATTGGGTGGAGAGGGGTTATTCAGTTGTTAATGTTCAGTGCAAGGATCGAATGAAGCTTCTATTCGATGTCGTTTGCACATTGACAGACATGGACTATGTTGTGTATCATGCTACAATCAAAACAGCAAGCGACAAAGCATATCTG GAATTTTACATTAAACACTCAGATGGAACACCAATTAATTCAGAGCCTGAAAGGCATCGAGTAATCCAATGTTTGCAAGCTGCAGTGGAGAGAAGGGCATCCGAGGGGGTGAGGCTAGAATTATGCACGTCTGATAGGCAGGGACTATTAGCAGATGTGACAAGAACTTTTAGAGAGAATGGGCTTAATGTAACAAGGGCTGAGATATCAACATCAACAGACACAGCTCTAAACGTATTCTATGTAACAGATGAAATGGGCAACCCAGCAGACACTAAGATCATTGAATCTGTTAGAGAAAAGATAGGAATGAGCAATTTGAAAGTGAAGGAATTGCCATTATTAACATCACATCAGGAGGCAGAAAGGGAAGAGCAAGGTGTGGGGGTAGCAGGAACAATGTTATTATCACTTTTGAGCCTAGTAAGAAAGAATCTTTACAATTTGGGATTGATCAGATCATATTCTTAA